Proteins encoded by one window of Electrophorus electricus isolate fEleEle1 chromosome 17, fEleEle1.pri, whole genome shotgun sequence:
- the panx3 gene encoding pannexin-3 isoform X2, whose amino-acid sequence MSIAHTAARAVLHDALLRDGDGDNRIRHLELELPLDRVIKFVSVGLPLLLVSLAFAREVSIGPQISCFPPSNFTAKQAAYVDTYCWDIVMHHEFDTNGNVEERSLWVHKMFPYSLLIMAMMMYLPALIWRFLAMPSLGSDLLFIIDELDKSYNRSVRLAQTILELQQSSESPQEFQAELWQAKRKRYFEYPLLERYMQCKHASYFLVSMLFLRGFLLLTFMSASCLYLVYFHLSAFLQDEFSCFVRTGLLRDQPWVPEVVQCKMPGLLVFQVISVANGAIYVMLAPIVLFSLLRLFCWDTSFLSLYEVLPALGLISGQKLGCPLNDLNVLLLFLRANVAQLRSYGQLRALCSLAPPQMKGGKRILTEEQAEESAEAAEELEEEMREAREEGKHNLVDIMTVLGAARGNVVNCPEQHPLVEENMTLEPNHQGYHELKETTSCCFG is encoded by the exons ATGTCCATCGCCCACACAGCAGCACGGGCTGTCCTGCATGACGCCCTGCTCCGGGACGGCGACGGAGACAACCGCATCCGCCATCTTGAACTGGAGCTGCCCTTGGACAGAGTTATTAAGTTTGTGTCTGTGGGACTGCCTCTCCTGCTGGTTTCTTTGGCATTTGCTCGAGAGGTCTCTATTG GCCCACAGATTAGCTGTTTCCCTCCCAGCAACTTCACTGCCAAGCAGGCTGCGTATGTGGACACGTACTGCTGGGACATTGTGATGCACCATGAGTTCGACACAAACGGGAATGTGGAAGAGCGTTCCCTCTGGGTGCACAAG ATGTTCCCATACTCCTTGCTGATTATGGCGATGATGATGTATTTGCCGGCACTGATCTGGCGGTTTCTGGCCATGCCAAGCCTGGGCTCAGACCTACTCTTCATCATTGATGAGCTGGACAAGTCCTACAACCGCTCGGTGCGCCTGGCCCAGACCATCCTGGAACTCCAGCAGAGCTCAGAAAGTCCCCAAGAGTTCCAGGCAGAACTGTGGCA AGCCAAGCGGAAGCGTTACTTTGAGTACCCCCTGCTGGAGAGATACATGCAGTGCAAGCACGCCTCCTACTTCCTGGTCAGCATGCTGTTCCTGCGTGGCTTCCTCTTGCTGACCTTCATGTCAGCCTCCTGCCTGTACCTGGTCTACTTCCACCTGTCAGCTTTCCTGCAGGACGAGTTCAGCTGCTTCGTGCGCACAGGGCTCCTGCGTGACCAGCCCTGGGTGCCCGAAGTGGTGCAGTGCAAGATGCCGGGCCTGCTGGTGTTCCAGGTCATTAGCGTGGCCAACGGCGCCATCTACGTCATGCTCGCACCCATTGTGCTCTTCAGCCTGCTGCGTCTCTTCTGCTGGGACACGAGCTTCCTCTCGCTGTACGAGGTGCTCCCTGCCCTAGGCCTCATCAGTGGACAGAAGCTGGGTTGTCCGCTCAATGACCTGAACGTACTGCTACTCTTCCTGCGTGCCAATGTGGCACAGCTGCGCTCCTACGGACAGCTCAGGGCCCTGTGCTCTTTGGCGCCCCCGCAGATGAAAGGGGGCAAGAGAATTCTGACGGAGGAGCAGGCCGAGGAATCTGCGGAGGCAgctgaggagctggaggaggagatgagggaggcCAGGGAGGAGGGCAAGCACAACCTGGTGGACATCATGACAGTACTCGGGGCAGCCAGAGGAAATGTGGTGAATTGCCCTGAACAGCACCCTCTCGTGGAAGAGAACATGACACTCG
- the panx3 gene encoding pannexin-3 isoform X1 translates to MSIAHTAARAVLHDALLRDGDGDNRIRHLELELPLDRVIKFVSVGLPLLLVSLAFAREVSIGPQISCFPPSNFTAKQAAYVDTYCWDIVMHHEFDTNGNVEERSLWVHKMFPYSLLIMAMMMYLPALIWRFLAMPSLGSDLLFIIDELDKSYNRSVRLAQTILELQQSSESPQEFQAELWQAKRKRYFEYPLLERYMQCKHASYFLVSMLFLRGFLLLTFMSASCLYLVYFHLSAFLQDEFSCFVRTGLLRDQPWVPEVVQCKMPGLLVFQVISVANGAIYVMLAPIVLFSLLRLFCWDTSFLSLYEVLPALGLISGQKLGCPLNDLNVLLLFLRANVAQLRSYGQLRALCSLAPPQMKGGKRILTEEQAEESAEAAEELEEEMREAREEGKHNLVDIMTVLGAARGNVVNCPEQHPLVEENMTLGTVTIIYLLKRILLVGIFVYIIWDVQKIIK, encoded by the exons ATGTCCATCGCCCACACAGCAGCACGGGCTGTCCTGCATGACGCCCTGCTCCGGGACGGCGACGGAGACAACCGCATCCGCCATCTTGAACTGGAGCTGCCCTTGGACAGAGTTATTAAGTTTGTGTCTGTGGGACTGCCTCTCCTGCTGGTTTCTTTGGCATTTGCTCGAGAGGTCTCTATTG GCCCACAGATTAGCTGTTTCCCTCCCAGCAACTTCACTGCCAAGCAGGCTGCGTATGTGGACACGTACTGCTGGGACATTGTGATGCACCATGAGTTCGACACAAACGGGAATGTGGAAGAGCGTTCCCTCTGGGTGCACAAG ATGTTCCCATACTCCTTGCTGATTATGGCGATGATGATGTATTTGCCGGCACTGATCTGGCGGTTTCTGGCCATGCCAAGCCTGGGCTCAGACCTACTCTTCATCATTGATGAGCTGGACAAGTCCTACAACCGCTCGGTGCGCCTGGCCCAGACCATCCTGGAACTCCAGCAGAGCTCAGAAAGTCCCCAAGAGTTCCAGGCAGAACTGTGGCA AGCCAAGCGGAAGCGTTACTTTGAGTACCCCCTGCTGGAGAGATACATGCAGTGCAAGCACGCCTCCTACTTCCTGGTCAGCATGCTGTTCCTGCGTGGCTTCCTCTTGCTGACCTTCATGTCAGCCTCCTGCCTGTACCTGGTCTACTTCCACCTGTCAGCTTTCCTGCAGGACGAGTTCAGCTGCTTCGTGCGCACAGGGCTCCTGCGTGACCAGCCCTGGGTGCCCGAAGTGGTGCAGTGCAAGATGCCGGGCCTGCTGGTGTTCCAGGTCATTAGCGTGGCCAACGGCGCCATCTACGTCATGCTCGCACCCATTGTGCTCTTCAGCCTGCTGCGTCTCTTCTGCTGGGACACGAGCTTCCTCTCGCTGTACGAGGTGCTCCCTGCCCTAGGCCTCATCAGTGGACAGAAGCTGGGTTGTCCGCTCAATGACCTGAACGTACTGCTACTCTTCCTGCGTGCCAATGTGGCACAGCTGCGCTCCTACGGACAGCTCAGGGCCCTGTGCTCTTTGGCGCCCCCGCAGATGAAAGGGGGCAAGAGAATTCTGACGGAGGAGCAGGCCGAGGAATCTGCGGAGGCAgctgaggagctggaggaggagatgagggaggcCAGGGAGGAGGGCAAGCACAACCTGGTGGACATCATGACAGTACTCGGGGCAGCCAGAGGAAATGTGGTGAATTGCCCTGAACAGCACCCTCTCGTGGAAGAGAACATGACACTCGGTACAGTTACTATCATCTACCTACTAAAGCGCATCCTTCTAGTGGGCATATTTGTGTACATCATATGGGATGTTCAAAAAATAATCAAGTGA